TACAAAATGCCAAAATACTAATTATATATGAACTGTGTTGTACTACAGTGTTCATCACATCATAGACATTAAGGCATGGTTGGCAGAGAATTTATTTGCACTTGTTGCGCATATGTGTGATGCATCCCATTACCTGAGCAGTCAATGCTGATCCTATATGCAAATCCTGCTTTTGGTGTTGCATTAGTAAACTGCAATTTTAAatggcttttgcttttttctcccTTCTTGAGCATTGTTTCAAGAGGAAACACTGCAGGAACCTTGTGCTGTTCCAGTAATTGCACTTTGTTTTAATGGAGGTGGTTGTCTGTATTTGTCTTGTAGCTCCAGATGTTCTGCAAATCCATCCTCCATAGCTGAGTAGGTTAGAGGGCtgttttggagagtgtctgatTAAGAGTGTGCATATTTATCAGTCTTTACAGGAAATATCTGCTGAATTAGGTTGAATCATGCTTTAGGAACATATGCATAAGGCATCATGGCAGGGTCTGATTCGTGATCTGTCCTTCTTTAACTaatttctttcattcttctctttattctctctctctctttgattcTGTAGTTGGCTGTTTGTATGGGTACACCCATCCTCACCCCTGACTGGATTCATAAGGCGTGGGAGCACAAGGATGACATGTGAGTGCATCGATTTGCTAGGTTTTTCCCCCTAGCATAATGTATTTCCCCCCTATAATAATGTATGAATGACTATTTACTTGGCACATTTTAATGATGAGACTTCAGTGATCTACATGAAGCCTGGATGGTATTGTTCTCCCCACTGTGAACAGGGTGCTTTATGCTCTGTTCCTAAATTCGTCAGAATTGGTCAAAAAAGTATGAATTTCATGCTTTCCAAGAGAGTTTGTTTATGACGCATTTACATTGTGGGGGCTAATGAAAACCTTTGCTTGTAGCAATTTCCATGCAGGTGATGAAGAGTTCCGAACAGCCTTCAAAGTGCCTCCATTTCAGGACTGTGTTCTAAGCTTTCTTGGCTTCtctgaggaggaaaaaaacaacatggaGGAAAGGACACTGAAGCATGGTACAGAATCATCTTTCAAACTCTTTCAGCAACTGCCACTGAAGAATTACAAAGCTCAGTATTTTgaggcttttttttctctctgtatttatttaacctcCCTGTGCTTTGTGCTGAATGTTGGAGAGGGCTGAGTCCAGCCTAGTTTGATAAAAGGAGATTGAAAGGTCATGTTCTTCAGCTCTTCAGATAGAGCAGTGGGgcctgtttgttgttttgccATTACATAAAAGCGTTTTACTGGGAGGTCCCACTTTTATAAATTACCTTTTGAAGtactttctttttgtctgtgacAACAATCTCAAGCCCTTGAGCATGCCCAAAGAAATGGGCTCAACCCAAGTTATGATTTTAAGGTCAATTTGCAAGCTTGTTGTGTGCTGCAGGTGGCAGATTTCTGGAGGTCGGGGATGAGAAGTGCACTCACCTGGTGGTGGAGGAGAACTCCATTAAAGAGCTTCCGTTTGTGCCATCCAAGAAACTATACGCTGTGAAACAGGAGGTGAGGACCTGCATTCTGTTTTGGCAGATGCCATTAGCTGGCAGTTCTGTGTCCTGTTATGCGTAATGGTAGTTTAAACTGCTTAatgcactgctcaaaaaaataaagggaacactcaaataacacatcctagatctgaatgaatgaaatattctcattgaatattttgttctgtacaaagttgaatgtgctgacaacaaaatcacacaaaaatcatcaatggaaatcaaatttattaaccaatggaggcctggatttcagtcacacacaaaattaaagtggaaaaacacactacaggctgatccaactttgatgtaatgtccttaaaacaagtcaaaatgaggctcagtattgtgtgtggcctccacgtgcctgtatgacctccctacaacgcctgggcatgcttctgatgaggtggcggatggtctcctgagggatctcctcccagacctgtactaaagcatccaccaactcctggacagtgtggggtgcaacgtggcgttggtggatggagcgagacatgatgtcccagatgtgctcaatcagattcaggtctggggaacgggcgggccagtccatagcttcaatgccttcatcttgcaggaactgctgacacactccagccacatgaggtgcCTCGGTACCTAATgacagtcaggctacctctggcgagcacatggagggctgtgcggccctccaaagaaatgccaccccacaccattactgacccactgccaaaccggtcatgctgaaggatgttgcaggcagcagattgctctccacgactgtcacgtctgtcacatgtgctcagtgtgaacctgctttcatctgtgaagagcacagggcgccagtggcgaatttgccaatcctggtgttctctggcaaatgccaagcgtcctgcacggtattgggctgtgagcacagcccccatctgtggacgtcgggccctcataccatcctcatagagttggtttctaaccgtttgtgcagacacatgcacatttgtggcctgctggaggtcattttacagggctctggcagtgctcctcctgttcctccttgcacaaaggcagaggtagcggtcctgctgctgggttgttgtcCTCCTACAGCCCCCTCCatgatgagctgcactacctgagccacttgtgtgggttgtagagtccgtctcatgctaccacgagtgtgaaagcaccaccaacattcaaaagtggccaaaacatcagccacaaagcagaaaggtactgagaagtggtctgtggtccccacctgcagaaccactcctttattgaatgtgtcttgctaattgccaataatttccacctgttgtctattccatttgcacgacagcagtgaaattgattgtcagtcagtgttgcttcctaagtggacagtttgatttcacagaagtttgatttacttggagttacattgtgttgtttaagtgttccctttatttttttgagcagtgtataattgTTCGGAATCcaaagtataaaatgtatttgtgtgtctCATTGTGTACAAAAAACTGTTTTGAATTATGTGAATCACTTCACAGTATTAGGCCTGTTACTGTCAGTTACATTAGTGATCAAGTAATCTGTTATTGTCATTTATCAGgtaatcagttttttttaaaaaagcttagtgtaaaatataaaatacctTCATTGGAAAAGATAAACAACAAAACTTTTGAACACATTTCTTTGGggacaaaaataaacaagcaaataaaactgcaaagacaactcaaaaagaaaaaactaatttctattgtttacttttgtctttattttaagTGGTTTTGGGGAAGTATCCAGATGGATGCCCGAGCTGGAGAGTCTATGTATTCTTATGAAAAGGTAACGGATATAGACACTTATGATAGACATCGCTTCTCGCTTTGAAATGTGGCAGGACAATATGTACTTTTACTCttaattgttctttttttttcagtcagaaAGCCCTGCAATGAAGAAAGCTGTGTCCCTTCTTTCCCTTACCACGCCCACCAGTAATCGGAAGCGACGGCGGCTGCGGGACACTCTAGCCCAGCTCACGAAAGAGGCCGAGATTTCACCCTTCCCCCCACGCAAAAGGCCTTCAGCAGAGCACTCACTGTCCATGGGTTCTCTACTGGACATCTCTAATACTCCAGAGACCTGCAAGGCTCTGGCAggtgagttagagagagagacgcacacAGGGCAGCCTATTATTATGTACTGTCAGGTTCCTCAGTACTTGACCTCCATGTTGAACTTTTGCAACCCCAGAGGTTCTTCGGCTCCAACATCTCTGCTGGAGGTAAACAGGACTGAATGGTAACGGGCAAGTCCTGTAGCGTAGGCTGagaaagaggtgtgtgtgtgtttgtgaaagcGGTCAGAGCAGAGTCTGAGGTTGCACTGTTGTTGCAGAGCATAGCACTGAGGGCAGGCATAGACACCAAAGGCCAGTGAAGAGGAGAAGTGAGTGGGAGAGAAGGAGTAGGACAAGCAGAGAATGGCCCTTCCAGTGTACTAGCACTCCACAAAAGACCTCAGAGAAGGACACGCACCTCCAGTGCTCAGGCAGGCCAGCTGAGCACTCACTTGATGACTCCTCCCCAAAGTCAGGTAGTCTGTGCAGCCAGGAACCTCAATCAGGCTCAGCAGGTGATGTCAGGCTGACCCAAGAACAGCAGAGAGTATATTTCAAGTGCTTATGCATATTTAATAgttctttcaaataaaaaaaaagaggttGAGAATCCATTAGATATTTGGTTTAGTATGTTTCATTCCATGCAGTAGAAGTAGAAATGGAAGTGAAAATCAGCTCTAGCTTTTCTGTGGACCGCTTACTCATTCTCATAATAAACTGCAGTCAGTAAAACCGCGCAAATGGAATCTGAATATTCTATATTGAAGGAGGATGAAAAAGTGAggggaaatgtgtgtgtgctgtcagAGATTATCTTGCTCACCTCTCTGCATGCATTGATGCATTTCAGAGAACGCCAAGCCCTCCAAAAGCTCCACACCAGTCCTGCCCAAGCAGTCGGCAAGATGGCAGGTGTCCAAGGAGCTGTACCAGACCGAGAGCAACTATGTGGATATCCTGGCCACGGTTCTGCAGGTCTCTCTCCCACCCTTTCTCACTCAgttcctcacacacactcaaacacacatacaatgGCAATCCACAGTTGCCTGCCTGCGGTCTTATCGGGCTGTACCAGTGCTCCAAACCAGTGGGGGAGAAAATGAATTAGATTTGTGTTACAGTGGAATGGTCAGCACAGCCCACTCAACATCCAAACACCTGTGCCCCATGGAACCTGCTTTCTCTCACAGATACACACTTGCACACTAACactaactctctctcacacacacacacacacagtatccaGAAATGATAGATGATGTTCATAAAGATTGCTGCAGTGTCAACATCATTAGAGCACACTGATCGTCCCTCTCAACTGTTGCTGTTGATTGAAATATAACAGTCTGACTCCACAGGTGAAATGCTGAGGTTGATTGTTAGTTTGATTGCTAAGCATCTAAATAGGCTTTTGCATGTCTGTAGGCTTTAATCAAGAgccttttgcacatttttcagCTCTTCAAGCATCCGCTTGAGAAGGAGGGCCAGGTGGGAGGGCCCATCCTGGCTCAAGAGGAGATTAAGACCATCTTTGGCAGCATCCCAGATATTTATGAAGTCCATACCAGGATAAAGGTGGGCAGGCAGCTGTTTGAACTTGTGATGGCGCAGGTAAGCCTGCTGACTCATCCAGAGTGGGTATTAATGCTGATAAATGTCTTTGGACAGGCGGACCTGGAGGAGCTGGTGATGAACTGGTCGGAAGACAAGAGCGTTGGAGACATCATTTTGAAATATGTGAGTGTGACAGAGTTGTGATCTTCATGTGTTGTGATCTTCCCAGTGGGTCTGTGCTGGCAGCAGCTTTGGGCTTTTGTAATaccccctccctttctctctcccagtctGGAGAGCTGGTGAGAGCTTACCCACCATTTATCAACTTCTTTGAGATGAGCAAGGAGATGATCGTGAAGTGTGAGAAGCAAAAACCAAGATTTCATGCCTTCCTAAAGGTATAATTTGTTTTTCCCAGTGTGTGCAAGCTCTCAGAGAGATCTAAGCCCCCTGCATCTCTCACTTGCCTTTTTTCTGGTATTCCTTTTTCAAAATCCCGTCTAGATTAATCAGGCCAAACCTGAGTGCGGACGACAGACGTTGGTAGAGCTTCTGATTCGTCCTGTGCAGAGGCTACCCAGTGTGGCTCTTCTGCTCAACGGTGAGACgtgcacacacaagcacattctGTCAGATATGCTTATTAAGCAGTAGCAGGTTCTTAGCGTTTATGGATTCTTTTCTGTGTCCTGTGTGCACCACATGCTACATTTATCTCCTTATGTGAttatgaaaaatctgtcttctttttcattcatttgctGCACTGTACTGTTTTAGATATTAAAAAGCATACCTCTGATGATAATCCTGATAAAGTCACCCTGGAAAAGGCCATCGAGTCCCTCAAAGAGGTTATGACGTGAGTTGCTAAGTCTATTTCAGATCATTTTTTCATGTTGTGTGTTCCATGTTCTTCCCTGATCAAGGGCGATGTCCTGAATCTTCTTTCTGCTCTCAATTCAGCCACATAAACGAAGACAAGAGAAAGACTGAAGGCCAGAAGCAGATCTTTGATGTGGTTTATGAAGTGGATGGCTGCCCTGTAAGTCGCTTGTGTGTTTACTCACCCGAGTTCTATGCACGGTGACGATCCGCTAATCTCTAAATCACAGTGCCAGCGCGTCAGGCCTATCCTCCGTGCAGTCAAGCTTACATCCCTATTTATTTCACTTAATTAAACAGTGCATTCCTTTGtgctcctctctttctgtcaggACTTGTAAAAGCTTTGCATCTTGTGTAGTCAACGTTATTATCTTGCTCTTCTTTTAAGGCCTGTACAGAAAGTGTTGATGTAGATCCATCTTTTTTGGAGTCCCCTGTTTTGGATCAATCAGAGATTGTGACTCATTAGAAAGAGGCTATGAATAAGCAAGTCTCTTCTTGCCTCTTTGTTATTCATAATCAAATGCAGTTGATGAGAGCGATGGAGCAGAGAGTCTGGTATGAATgttgtatatttgtattttgcagGCCAATCTGTTGTCGTCTCATAGGAGTCTGGTGCACAGAGTGGAAACTATTGCTCTGGGAGACAAGCCTTGTGACCGTGGCGAACATgtcacactctttctcttcaACGACTGTCTGGAGGCAAGTTCACACTTGCACTCATTAGGAAATGTATCTTAATTTTGCCTCTGTCAaataattatacattttataaaaagtCACTTGATGATCGTGTTTTGCTTCATGTGATTTACCTGACAAGGGAAATCTTGAACCTGTGCTTGTGGCTGTCATATGCAGTATAAAATTAATGTGCATTACTAACCTGTTTGTTGCTTAATGAAGATATTCTATCACATGGCAAGCATTTTCTTAGTTATTCCTTTTAACAAGTTTTATATGTGCCGTCCTTGTGaaaatgcagtactgtgcagaagatagagaccaccattcatttacttaatttttggtcaaaatggccattaagtagaaTTTATTTGTCAGTAGATTTCTGTTCAGTAGATTTCAGTAGAGCTTAGTAGATTTCTGAGCTGATTATATATAAAGATAAtccataataataaaataatttgccttcaaaaacatattaaaccaTATTAGAAAACGGCACTCAAACAaatgtgcaagacctggtagacttCCAAAACTGTTACCTTTGGgtgaaatataattaaaatttttgTCTTTGAGAGAAAACCAAGCTTCAGTATTGCATCACATGTGATAACACAACTCAGCCCTGAGTCTAAAAGTATATGTAGCAGTCAAGAAACCGTTACTAaatgagaaacaaaacaaaaaagtagaaaatcTTCAAATCCAAGAAAGAAGTAActggtgttctgagaacactggACTGACCGAGTCCAGACCGCAACataattgaatgtgtttggactTAATTGGattgaagcagaaaatgcaaccaactaaGTGTATGTTCAAGTTTCTTGTGGGTGTGTTCAAGGCTACTCTTGTTGTCTTGATGAGCGTGTACACTGTGAAGCTCCTgacaagaaaatgtaaaatatgtgctATATTGCAGTTTTGTATAAAACGGTAATAAATTAATCATTGCTAGAAGTTTGCGAGCTTATAAGTTTctcttccattttttttgtacaaGACAATTACGAATATGTACAAAATGTGCCAGTAGGAGCAAAAGGTTCATACTGGGGACATCGGACCCACATGTCTTTGATCAGCCTGTGGATGCATGTGTCCATGATTGGTCTAGATAACTATATTAAAAAACTGTTATAGGAAACATACTTTGTGATTGGTAGTAAACAATTTTGGACACTACATCATATGGGTTTGTTATTTACTGTGCAACAGCAGATTCCATCGAATAAAGGCTGTGCCATGCCAGTTCCCTATAAATACTGAGTTTAAATACATGAGAAGAGCTTACTTGTAACAGGTATGAAGAGAGCTCTGTGGAGGGACTGTTATTGTAGCTAGGATCAGTACTCTTCATCAGAGAACTTGTGTGTGAATTTTCAAACCTAACACGTTGTATAATGGGTATCCCTTATTCCTTAGGGTGTATTGGTTGTGCACTATTTATCATGGTGCATAGTGGGATTGTTTGAGTGCACTGGgtcttctgtgtttttgaaCACCAGtacaaaatagtgcactatgcAGTGAATAGGACTCAGCTGCAGACTTTTATATTCCATAAGCACTTAACTCAGTTTATGGTAGGGAGGAGTGGGGGTAACAAAAAGGAGGAATAATTAATCTGTGCTTGCTGACTACTGCTGTCTGTTTCCTGATTAGCGCAGGGTCGTGTTTGATGGGGCGGGGGTTTGTGTGTGCTATGGCTGTCCTGTTTGCCCAGCTTTAGGTCTGGTGTGTTAATGAGGGAGGGGAGAGCTGGGGCTCCATCTGCTCAATTATTCATTGATGAACTCTTCTGTATTCATATCTCTCGCTTTGTATCTTGCCACGTCACTTATCAGGGCCCTGTGCTGTAGGATTAAAGGGCCCCTAATGAGCATGGGCATTTAGCTTTAGAACAGCACCGATCAATGATTCACACACTTGAGTCTCCAAGTACACCTACTGTATGATAAGCTGCATTGGGCACATATAGGAAGTAATTTTATTTCTTGTCTGTGTTGTGCGTCTAGATTGCCAGGAAAAGGCATAAGGTGATCACCACATTCAAGAGTCCCATAGGGCAGACGCGGCCGCCGGCCCAGCTCAAACACATCATGCTCATGCCTCTGTCTCAGATCCGCAAGGTACTGGATCTGCAGGACACGGAGGGTAAGATCACAAATCTACTGCTTTGGACCAACTGCCTCCAAACATATCTCTACAGTCTTATTCCCTCTACGCAGTcttccacacacacattacTGCTATGCCCCCTATCAGCACAGCTACTGGGCAGCCAGAAACTACACCCTCATCAAAGGTCATGGTGCAGTACTCGCCCTTACCTTTGTAAAGCCTAGAAACATATAATGTTATGTAAGGTAATGACAGTTTACTTTCCATCCTCAAACCTTTTTAAAGGACTTCAGAGCTGCTGTctgtttaacttgcatttgctGTATTATGATGGTAGCATGCTTCTTTGGAATTGCCAACATGTGAGCGccactcagaaaagcacaggCAGAATTGGTGTACTTTTGTGCCAGAATATTTTTAGAGGACCGGATTGATGGGAAAGAACAGTCAATGTCCCACTGTTTCAGGTGGTGCTTTTATAACAAGCTGTctagacatttagaaaaatcttACATTGTTCACTTGAAATAGGTCTTTAGAAAATTTAAATGCCCACATTAACCAACAATATAAACCGTGACAAAATAAAGTGTACTCGTTGTATTTGAGTTAGATAGTTTTGTAGAGCTGAATTAGAAGTTTCGTCCAAAGCAGTAACAcagaaattaatatttaaaattgaCCTTTTCATACAGGAAGTAGAGATGTACATGGGTACTCGAGTGTTTGGTTAACCATTCCACATACCGATATTGAGATACTTCCACATTTGCGTATTTGTTATGCTGCATCACTGATAGTCAGGGAGAGAATATACAAGGCGACAATTTATTGAAATCGTGTAATGGTTTAATCAGGATGCACAATATGACAGTTCTGTATATCATAAACTTAAGAAGTGTGTTATACTTTGCTACTGTGATACTCAATTGCCCTAACATGAGCATTTTGCCAAGGATGTATTGTTAAGGTCACATTTGAAAAGACAGAGGTAGTGCAGCTGTAACTGGACCAACAGTTCCTGTGTTTGTTAGAACGGAAAACAATGGAAAGATATGTGCTTGTTACTTCAACAAACTAACATGTTGACACATTATTCCCCGAGTAGAATAAAAATAATCGGCTCACGAGTCATTATCTACTGCTGAGCAGGTTAGTTTTAGTGTTAGCATTATCacaatagctcatctgaagtGGCAGGTTCCATTATGCATGCCTTATTAACATGAAAAACTACTTTTTTAACCAACAGTGACCAGAGGATTTTgtctaataaaacaaatgtacacATCAGTTTTCAGCTAAATGTTCTCCTTGTGCTACTGTTTTGACCTAGTACTAGTGCATTAGTTTACCCTGTTGGTGTAAAAACTA
This Pygocentrus nattereri isolate fPygNat1 chromosome 15, fPygNat1.pri, whole genome shotgun sequence DNA region includes the following protein-coding sequences:
- the ect2 gene encoding protein ECT2 isoform X4, with the translated sequence MADSTLGMARSLLVDSSVYDSRMAETSKEHTFLGLASCDAEEILRQVQTRVVLVGDTGNNIELVKALEAIRIMEVPVVKIKEGDPGESGEKLIKSIVNMDINAPCIKTDNVKELGDGENAEFETVFVLKDFQSPDYSYLYKNDNRILGPPVVFHCAGKGEPLPFSSRPLYSTTMLNLSLCFTGFRKKEEVVNLVNLVHHMGGTIRKDFSAKVTHLIAYSTHGEKYRLAVCMGTPILTPDWIHKAWEHKDDINFHAGDEEFRTAFKVPPFQDCVLSFLGFSEEEKNNMEERTLKHGGRFLEVGDEKCTHLVVEENSIKELPFVPSKKLYAVKQEWFWGSIQMDARAGESMYSYEKSESPAMKKAVSLLSLTTPTSNRKRRRLRDTLAQLTKEAEISPFPPRKRPSAEHSLSMGSLLDISNTPETCKALAENAKPSKSSTPVLPKQSARWQVSKELYQTESNYVDILATVLQLFKHPLEKEGQVGGPILAQEEIKTIFGSIPDIYEVHTRIKADLEELVMNWSEDKSVGDIILKYSGELVRAYPPFINFFEMSKEMIVKCEKQKPRFHAFLKINQAKPECGRQTLVELLIRPVQRLPSVALLLNDIKKHTSDDNPDKVTLEKAIESLKEVMTHINEDKRKTEGQKQIFDVVYEVDGCPANLLSSHRSLVHRVETIALGDKPCDRGEHVTLFLFNDCLEIARKRHKVITTFKSPIGQTRPPAQLKHIMLMPLSQIRKVLDLQDTEDCQNAFALVVRPPTEQENLLFSFQLTAEDTLKSAWLKTLCRQVANTICRADAEDLIQCTDPDSLQVSTKDMDSTLSRASRAIKKTSKKVTRAFSFTKTPKRVIQRAFMASSTPDDKSPGTGPDHMSRMTSSATLAAIHSPSMVNLSSAFERKYHTFSRSTTHLI
- the ect2 gene encoding protein ECT2 isoform X1; this encodes MADSTLGMARSLLVDSSVYDSRMAETSKEHTFLGLASCDAEEILRQVQTRVVLVGDTGNNIELVKALEAIRIMEVPVVKIKEGDPGESGEKLIKSIVNMDINAPCIKTDNVKELGDGENAEFETVFVLKDFQSPDYSYLYKNDNRILGPPVVFHCAGKGEPLPFSSRPLYSTTMLNLSLCFTGFRKKEEVVSPQVNLVNLVHHMGGTIRKDFSAKVTHLIAYSTHGEKYRLAVCMGTPILTPDWIHKAWEHKDDINFHAGDEEFRTAFKVPPFQDCVLSFLGFSEEEKNNMEERTLKHGGRFLEVGDEKCTHLVVEENSIKELPFVPSKKLYAVKQEWFWGSIQMDARAGESMYSYEKSESPAMKKAVSLLSLTTPTSNRKRRRLRDTLAQLTKEAEISPFPPRKRPSAEHSLSMGSLLDISNTPETCKALAENAKPSKSSTPVLPKQSARWQVSKELYQTESNYVDILATVLQLFKHPLEKEGQVGGPILAQEEIKTIFGSIPDIYEVHTRIKADLEELVMNWSEDKSVGDIILKYSGELVRAYPPFINFFEMSKEMIVKCEKQKPRFHAFLKINQAKPECGRQTLVELLIRPVQRLPSVALLLNDIKKHTSDDNPDKVTLEKAIESLKEVMTHINEDKRKTEGQKQIFDVVYEVDGCPANLLSSHRSLVHRVETIALGDKPCDRGEHVTLFLFNDCLEIARKRHKVITTFKSPIGQTRPPAQLKHIMLMPLSQIRKVLDLQDTEDCQNAFALVVRPPTEQENLLFSFQLTAEDTLKSAWLKTLCRQVANTICRADAEDLIQCTDPDSLQVSTKDMDSTLSRASRAIKKTSKKVTRAFSFTKTPKRVIQRAFMASSTPDDKSPGTGPDHMSRMTSSATLAMSRSASTFSLSGCGKNAVVQRSNSLDNAPRPRVPMCVRTPCSPENGSQPTPPETQPKASSIGQQASQVKLQPVRPCRELLVPPDQHRAPGTPRRETLL
- the ect2 gene encoding protein ECT2 isoform X3, which codes for MADSTLGMARSLLVDSSVYDSRMAETSKEHTFLGLASCDAEEILRQVQTRVVLVGDTGNNIELVKALEAIRIMEVPVVKIKEGDPGESGEKLIKSIVNMDINAPCIKTDNVKELGDGENAEFETVFVLKDFQSPDYSYLYKNDNRILGPPVVFHCAGKGEPLPFSSRPLYSTTMLNLSLCFTGFRKKEEVVSPQVNLVNLVHHMGGTIRKDFSAKVTHLIAYSTHGEKYRLAVCMGTPILTPDWIHKAWEHKDDINFHAGDEEFRTAFKVPPFQDCVLSFLGFSEEEKNNMEERTLKHGGRFLEVGDEKCTHLVVEENSIKELPFVPSKKLYAVKQEWFWGSIQMDARAGESMYSYEKSESPAMKKAVSLLSLTTPTSNRKRRRLRDTLAQLTKEAEISPFPPRKRPSAEHSLSMGSLLDISNTPETCKALAENAKPSKSSTPVLPKQSARWQVSKELYQTESNYVDILATVLQLFKHPLEKEGQVGGPILAQEEIKTIFGSIPDIYEVHTRIKADLEELVMNWSEDKSVGDIILKYSGELVRAYPPFINFFEMSKEMIVKCEKQKPRFHAFLKINQAKPECGRQTLVELLIRPVQRLPSVALLLNDIKKHTSDDNPDKVTLEKAIESLKEVMTHINEDKRKTEGQKQIFDVVYEVDGCPANLLSSHRSLVHRVETIALGDKPCDRGEHVTLFLFNDCLEIARKRHKVITTFKSPIGQTRPPAQLKHIMLMPLSQIRKVLDLQDTEDCQNAFALVVRPPTEQENLLFSFQLTAEDTLKSAWLKTLCRQVANTICRADAEDLIQCTDPDSLQVSTKDMDSTLSRASRAIKKTSKKVTRAFSFTKTPKRVIQRAFMASSTPDDKSPGTGPDHMSRMTSSATLAAIHSPSMVNLSSAFERKYHTFSRSTTHLI
- the ect2 gene encoding protein ECT2 isoform X2, with protein sequence MADSTLGMARSLLVDSSVYDSRMAETSKEHTFLGLASCDAEEILRQVQTRVVLVGDTGNNIELVKALEAIRIMEVPVVKIKEGDPGESGEKLIKSIVNMDINAPCIKTDNVKELGDGENAEFETVFVLKDFQSPDYSYLYKNDNRILGPPVVFHCAGKGEPLPFSSRPLYSTTMLNLSLCFTGFRKKEEVVNLVNLVHHMGGTIRKDFSAKVTHLIAYSTHGEKYRLAVCMGTPILTPDWIHKAWEHKDDINFHAGDEEFRTAFKVPPFQDCVLSFLGFSEEEKNNMEERTLKHGGRFLEVGDEKCTHLVVEENSIKELPFVPSKKLYAVKQEWFWGSIQMDARAGESMYSYEKSESPAMKKAVSLLSLTTPTSNRKRRRLRDTLAQLTKEAEISPFPPRKRPSAEHSLSMGSLLDISNTPETCKALAENAKPSKSSTPVLPKQSARWQVSKELYQTESNYVDILATVLQLFKHPLEKEGQVGGPILAQEEIKTIFGSIPDIYEVHTRIKADLEELVMNWSEDKSVGDIILKYSGELVRAYPPFINFFEMSKEMIVKCEKQKPRFHAFLKINQAKPECGRQTLVELLIRPVQRLPSVALLLNDIKKHTSDDNPDKVTLEKAIESLKEVMTHINEDKRKTEGQKQIFDVVYEVDGCPANLLSSHRSLVHRVETIALGDKPCDRGEHVTLFLFNDCLEIARKRHKVITTFKSPIGQTRPPAQLKHIMLMPLSQIRKVLDLQDTEDCQNAFALVVRPPTEQENLLFSFQLTAEDTLKSAWLKTLCRQVANTICRADAEDLIQCTDPDSLQVSTKDMDSTLSRASRAIKKTSKKVTRAFSFTKTPKRVIQRAFMASSTPDDKSPGTGPDHMSRMTSSATLAMSRSASTFSLSGCGKNAVVQRSNSLDNAPRPRVPMCVRTPCSPENGSQPTPPETQPKASSIGQQASQVKLQPVRPCRELLVPPDQHRAPGTPRRETLL